The Spirochaetaceae bacterium DNA segment GTTTAGGCGGCCTCATCTGCGAAAAGAGCGGGGTGGTAAACATCGGTATTGAGGGTTTATTAAATATTGGGGCCTTTACAGCGGCTTTAGTGCATTTTTACCTAGAAGCAACTACCAGTTTATCGCTGCCTATAGCTTTATTGGCGGCCTGTGCGGCCGGTACTTTATTTAGTTTAATTCATGCCTTTACCTGTGTAACGATGAAGGCCAACCAAATTATCAGCGGTACCGGTATAAATTTATTGGCGAGCGGTATCACCGTCTTTTTTTGCCAGTTAATTTTTAATATGGACCGTACGGCGCCTTTTCGGTTTGGTTTTACCGTTGGGCCTTTTGGTTTTTACCCTACAGCTTATTTAGCTTTGGCCTTTTTTATAGCTACTTGGTACTTACTATACAAGCGTAAATTTGGTCTGCGCTTGCGCGCTTGCGGTGAGTACCCGCAGGCGGCCCAAAGCGCCGGTATCAATGTAGTTAAAATGCAGTATTTTGGGGTGCTGGCTAGCGGTTTTGCCGCCGGTTTGGCAGGGGCTTTTATTGTGTTAAGCAGCACGATACAATATGACCGCAACCTGATAAGCGGTACCGGCTTTATTGCTTTGGCTGCCATTAGTTTTGGCCGTTTTATCCCTAAGGGGGTAGCTAGCGCCGGCTTGCTTTTTGGTACGGCCAGCGCTATTGTTTTTGCTCCCGGTATACAAACTTTAAGGCAGTACATTCCCGGCGAGTTTTTTAGCAGTTTACCTTACTTGCTTACTTTAGTTTCGCTTATTATTTTTGGTATACTAGATAACCGAAAAAAGCAAAAAATTAAAGCTATGGCTTAATTTTGACAATATGTTACATTTTTTTAATAAAAAAGAGTTGACAAAACTGAATATATTAGCTATGTTATCTACTGAATGAACAGTCAGTCAGAGAGTGATACTAAGTTAAAAATTTTAGAGGCAGCCCGTAAATTATTTGCTGAAAAGAGTTTTAGTGATGTAGCGGTTAGCGAAGTAGCCGAACAAGCAGCCGTTAGTAAAAGTTTAATTTATTATTATTTTAAAAGTAAAGATGAAATTTTAAGCGCCTTAATAGATATTTTTGTGGCCGATTTTACCACCCTTGCCGCCCTAAAGTTTAAAGTAGCAGCCAACGGCAGCTGTGGCGGGAGTAAAGAAGAATATGATACCATCTTTTTGCCGCAGATGGAGTTATTTAAAAAACATAAAGATGTAATTAAAATATTATTTATGGAGGCTATTAAGGGTAATCAGCAAGGTATGGTGTTATTTAGTTTAATTAACCGCTTGATGAACGAATCGGCCGAAATTATTGACGACAAAGAAATGAACGATGTGAGCGATAAGTTAAAAAATAACAGCGAAATGCAGGCGGCGGTATTTTTCTTTCAGTTTTTGCCGGTGGTTAGTTATTTTTGCTTAGAGGAGCAATGGCTAAGCTGGGCAAAGGCCGATAAGCAAAAAATTAATGAGCTTTACTTTAAGCTTAGTTATCAAGCTCATAAACGGTTAAGTAAAACTTTAGGCGATATGTTTGCTCTTTAAAGTAAATATAAAATAATTTAATAAAGTTAAATAAAGAGAGGTAAAGATGATAGTTAAAAAGTTATGGGCTATAGTATTGCTAGTTTTGGCTTTTAATGTAAAAGCGCAATCACTTAGCACGATGCACGAGCCTTTAATTTTAGATGAACATTTGGTATCGGCTATGGTGTTGAGTAGCTTTAATTATCAAATGGCTTTAAGTGGGCATCGTATAGACCAGCGCGATAGCCAGTGGTGGGCATCTTTACTGCCTAGCGCCAATGCTAGTATAACACACGGCTTAAGCCGCCATGTTTTTACCGAAGAGCCTAACCCAATGATGAACCCCACCAATAACGAATGGATTACCAATTTAAGTATAGGGGCCGATTTAAACATAGCCGCCGCTAACCTTATTAATATTCCCATCATAATGAATAGGTATCGCAGTAATCAAATTACCCATGAGCAAGCGCTTACCGAAATTATTAATGGCATAGTTATTCAGTTTTATAATTTATTAGCTTTTGGGCAGCAGCTTAATGTGTTGCAAAGTACGGTAAACGTTAGTTTGCTAGCTTATAATCAGGCTTTAGCGGCTTATAATAGCGGGCTGGTAGATAGGGTATCTATGCTTAATGCGCAATACCAATATCAGTTGGCTTTAACTCAGCTTAATAGGGCGCGCACCAGCTTTGAAGGTAATATGCTAACCTTTAAGCAAATGCTTGGCGTGCCGCTTGAGCGGCCGGTAGAACTAAGGGGCAGTATTAATGTTGTTAATGTACAATTAAACGGCGACCGCATAGCGGCTACCTACTTAGACAGCACGGCTACTATGCAAATAGCTAATCTTAACGCTAACTCGGCTTCATTAAGGCAGTGGTTAGTGCTTTCTAGTATTGTAAATCCTTTTGTTTCATTGGGTTATGAGATGGGCCGCACCAGAGTAGGGGCCGA contains these protein-coding regions:
- a CDS encoding ABC transporter permease: MSLINLLPSILLMAAPIVVASLGGLICEKSGVVNIGIEGLLNIGAFTAALVHFYLEATTSLSLPIALLAACAAGTLFSLIHAFTCVTMKANQIISGTGINLLASGITVFFCQLIFNMDRTAPFRFGFTVGPFGFYPTAYLALAFFIATWYLLYKRKFGLRLRACGEYPQAAQSAGINVVKMQYFGVLASGFAAGLAGAFIVLSSTIQYDRNLISGTGFIALAAISFGRFIPKGVASAGLLFGTASAIVFAPGIQTLRQYIPGEFFSSLPYLLTLVSLIIFGILDNRKKQKIKAMA
- a CDS encoding TetR/AcrR family transcriptional regulator; the encoded protein is MNSQSESDTKLKILEAARKLFAEKSFSDVAVSEVAEQAAVSKSLIYYYFKSKDEILSALIDIFVADFTTLAALKFKVAANGSCGGSKEEYDTIFLPQMELFKKHKDVIKILFMEAIKGNQQGMVLFSLINRLMNESAEIIDDKEMNDVSDKLKNNSEMQAAVFFFQFLPVVSYFCLEEQWLSWAKADKQKINELYFKLSYQAHKRLSKTLGDMFAL
- a CDS encoding TolC family protein, with translation MIVKKLWAIVLLVLAFNVKAQSLSTMHEPLILDEHLVSAMVLSSFNYQMALSGHRIDQRDSQWWASLLPSANASITHGLSRHVFTEEPNPMMNPTNNEWITNLSIGADLNIAAANLINIPIIMNRYRSNQITHEQALTEIINGIVIQFYNLLAFGQQLNVLQSTVNVSLLAYNQALAAYNSGLVDRVSMLNAQYQYQLALTQLNRARTSFEGNMLTFKQMLGVPLERPVELRGSINVVNVQLNGDRIAATYLDSTATMQIANLNANSASLRQWLVLSSIVNPFVSLGYEMGRTRVGADNPFNPWRDSASLRLGLQVNLSYQNFNNWRNVVDGNHIQQAILANTREVTRIQIINNANNLNNLQAAITMAEQNVAISRESLTLTQVGFNQGLRTQTELQSAITNVQNAELALLQSRLDYTTSLLNLAALVGVEPAVLIRQAGE